One window of the Desulfolucanica intricata genome contains the following:
- a CDS encoding DUF47 domain-containing protein — protein MFFKKKDIFFETLILSANNLKEAGKLFQEEIYNLQDVEQYAERIKILEDKGDEHTHTIIHALNKTFITPLEREDILGLALKLDDVLDGIEACADRMYLYKVIEADDYIKLFVKMIVNCTEEIVAAINLLTEKKLKEMLRNVYRINELENEADQLLRECIKTLFEEYNDPILIIKKKELYEMLESVTDAFEDVADILEALLMRNS, from the coding sequence AAAAGGATATATTTTTTGAAACCTTGATTTTAAGTGCAAACAATTTAAAGGAGGCCGGCAAACTGTTCCAAGAAGAAATATACAACCTGCAGGATGTAGAACAATATGCGGAAAGAATAAAAATTTTAGAAGATAAAGGGGACGAGCATACTCACACAATAATTCATGCTTTAAATAAAACTTTCATTACACCACTGGAAAGGGAGGATATTCTCGGTTTAGCATTAAAATTAGATGATGTCTTGGATGGGATTGAGGCTTGTGCTGACCGTATGTATTTATATAAGGTTATTGAGGCTGATGATTATATAAAGCTTTTTGTGAAAATGATTGTTAATTGTACAGAAGAAATAGTTGCTGCTATTAATTTATTAACCGAAAAAAAGCTGAAAGAAATGTTAAGGAATGTTTATAGAATTAATGAATTAGAAAACGAAGCGGATCAACTTTTAAGGGAATGTATCAAGACCTTGTTTGAAGAATACAATGATCCTATTTTAATTATCAAGAAAAAAGAACTTTATGAAATGCTGGAAAGCGTAACGGATGCTTTTGAAGATGTGGCAGACATATTAGAGGCTTTACTCATGCGTAATTCATAA